The window TTGCTGTTAAAGCGGAGGAGACCTTCTCAGCCCACGAGCAAAATCCAGTCAGGTTGAAGCTGGGGGAAGGCTTTGTGTATGTGAATACAGGCAATGAGATTCCATCGCCATATAATGCGGTTATCATGATTGAGCATGTGGACGAGCTGGATGAGGAGACGGTCGAAATTATTGAGCCTGCCTCTCCATGGCAGCATATCCGTCCAATTGGCGAGGATATCATTCAGGAGGAAATGCTGTTCCCACAGGGGCACAAAATCCGTCCAGTTGATATTGGTGTACTTCTTGCCTCGCAGCGAATTGAGCTTCCAGTTGTCAAAAGGCCGGTCGTTAGCATCATTCCGACAGGTGATGAGCTGGTCTTTCCAGACGGAGAAACGCCACCAGGGAAATTGGTTGAGTTTAACGGCTCTGTGATGGCTAATTATATCCGTGAATGGGGCGGTGAGCCGAAGCTCTCAGCGATTGTCAAAGACCGTCCGGAGGAAATTAAAGCGGCACTGCTTGAGGCGGTGGAGGCTTCAGATCTTGTCATCATAAATGCCGGATCTTCTGCTGGCTCTGAGGACTATACCGTTCATATTATCGAGGAGCTTGGCGAGGTCTTTACCCATGGGGTTGCGACAAGACCTGGTAAGCCAGTGATTCTAGGAAGAATTAAGGATAAGATTGTGATTGGTTTGCCGGGCTATCCGGTCTCGGCTTATTTAGATTTGGAATGGTTTGTTCAGCCGTTAATTTGTGACTACTTGCAGATTCCGGTGCCGAAGCGGGAGACGCTGACGGTCAAGCTGGGTCGCCGGATTGTCGGTACGATGGGGGCAGAGGATTTTATCCGTATGAGCATCGGCTATGTGAAGGGCGAGTATATTGCTAACCCATTACCGCGTGCGGCCGGTGTGACGATGTCCCTTGTGAAAGCAGATGGCATGCTGTTGATTCCGGCCCATTCCTTAGGCTATGAGCAGGGAGAAGCAGTTGAAATTGAGCTCTTGAAGCCAAGAGCGGAAATCAAGCAGGCGATTGTGTTCAACGGCAGTCATGATTTAACGATCGATCTATTGTCGTCGCATGTAAAAGAACAAGATTACTATTCAAAAATTATTTCGTCCCATGTCGGCAGCATGGCTGGGCTTATGGCAATTAAGAAGGGCGAGGCCCATATTGCCGGTACACACCTCTTGGACCCTGAGACCAATACGTATAATATTTCCTATATTGAGCGCTTTTTAGCAGGACAGAAAGTGGTTCTGTATCCATTTTTAAAAAGAAAACAGGGCTGGTTTGTGCCGAAGGGAAATCCGCTCGGAATTGAAACGGTGAAGGATATCGCTGACAAGGATGCCCATTTTGTTAACCGGCAAAAAGGAGCAGGGACGAGAATTCTATTTGATATGCTGTTAAAGGAAGAGGGCTTGTCGTCAGAGAATATCAATGGCTATCAGCGGGAAATGTTCTCCCATTTAAGCGTTGCAGCCGAAGTGAAGGTTGATGAAAAAGCCGTTGGGCTTGGCATCTATTCAGCTGCGAAAACGATGGAGCTTGATTTCGTACCGGTCTCAGACGAGAGCTATGATTTATTAATGACGAAGGAATTTTTCGAAAGTGAGCAGGGGAAAAAGCTGATTGAGGTCATTCAAAGCGACAGCTTCAAGCAGGACGTACAGGCCATCGGCGGCTATGTCGTGATGGACCATCCGGAGCCGATTTATTTTAGCTAAAGAGGTTAAGCTGAAAGTGCTGGTGAAAAACGATGCCGGATGGGTGCTGTGCCTCCGGCGTCCCTGCAGTTTGCAGGATTTGTTATAAGCTGGTACAGCTAGGCATCGCTTGTTGCCTGTTGTAAGCCCCCACTAACTTTATGCGGAGGTAGGATAGATGAATTTTGAAATAGCAAAAGAGCCGATTAACATCCAGGCTGTGATTGATAAGGTGGTCCAGCGTGAAGCTGGCGCAATTACCACGTTCATTGGAACAGTTCGAGAGCTGACACACGGAAAGAAGACTCTTTATCTTATATATGAAGCCTACGAATCGATGGCAGTCAAGAAGCTGGAGCAGATCGGACAGGAAATTGGAGAAAAATGGCCGGGGGCACAGGTTGCTATCACGCACAGAGTGGGAAAGCTTGATATTACCGATGTCGCGGTTGTGATTGCGGTTTCCATGCCGCATCGTGCGGACGCCTATGAAGCAAATCGCTATGCGATTGAAAGAATCAAGGAAATTGTTCCGATTTGGAAAAAAGAGCATTGGGAAGACGGTCAGGAATGGATTGGAAACCAGAAGGAAACAGTCCCTTATCCAACAGGTAAACCAGAGGAGGCTGATTTGCATGAATAAAGTGTTGTTTTTTGCTCATTTACGTGATGAGGCTGGACAGGAAAGTGTCGAAGTAGAGGCAGCAGGTAAGACGATTGCTGTATTGAAGCAGGAGCTGGCTTCGACCTATGGGATTCAGAAGCTGGATGCGGTAATGGCAGCCGTAAATGAGGAGTTCGCCGACGATGATGAGGTCATCAAGGAAGGTGACACGATTGCCTTTATTCCTCCTGTTAGTGGAGGTTGATCGGGATGAGTGAACGTTATTCCCGTCAAACATTATTTTCCCCCATTGGGAAAGAAGGACAGGAGAAGATTCGCCGGAAGCATGTGCTGGTGATTGGTGCCGGCGCGCTTGGCTCAGGAAGTGCAGAAATGCTGACAAGAGCCGGTGTTGGCGCGCTGACAATTGTGGACCGTGATTATGTCGAGGAAAGCAATTTGCAGCGCCAGCAGCTATACACGGAACAAGATGTGGCAGAGAAGCTGCCAAAGGCGGCTGCGGCCGAAAAACGTCTGCGTGAGATCAACTCAGATGTTGAGATTCATTCCTTTATTGGTGATGCAAATCCTGAGAAGCTTGCTGAGCTGGCGTCTGGAAAGGATTTAATCATCGATGCTACCGATAACTTTGAAACGAGACTGGCGATTAATGACATTTCGCAGAAGTATCAGATTCCGTGGATTTACGGTGCCTGTGTTGGCAGCTATGGGATGTGCTTTACGATTGTGCCGGGAAAGACGCCTTGTTTAAATTGTTTGCTGAAGAAGCTGCCGATTCAAGGGATGACCTGTGATACGGTTGGGATTATATCACCGACGGTTGGGATGGTGGTTTCCCATCAGGTAGCAGAAGCGATGAAAATTCTTGTAGAGGATTGGGAGGCAGTAAGACCGGCCTTTGTCAGCTTTGACTTGTGGCGGAATCAGTATTCCAGCATGAAGGTTGGAAAGGCAAAGGATGATTCCTGCTTGTCCTGCGGTGCGAGTCCGACGTTTCCATTTTTGGATGTAGAAAATCAAACGAAATCAACCGTTTTATGCGGTCGCGATACAGTCCAGGTTCGCCCGCCGAAGCCGCTTGACATCAGGCTCGCTGAGCTCGCGGCGCAGCTGAAGGCGCTAGGATACGAGGTAAAAGGCAATCCGTATCTATTGTCGCTGGAGACGAAGGGTGAACGGATGGTTATCTTCAAGGACGGGCGCGCGTTGGTGCACGGCACGAAGGATATGACAGCAGCAAAGAGCATGTATAATCGGATACTTGGATAAGAGGGAGAGGGGATGAACCTGTTTGGGGTTTATCCTCTTTTTTGCGTGTGATAGTGCCCGTTGGGGATGATTCAAAGCAAACGGACGTGTGTAAACCAACAAATACCTTGAAAATTCCTCCAAACTTGATATCTATCAAGTTATTTCTACCTAAACTCTTCTACAATAAACACATAACCAATCCGAGGAGGAATTCATAATGACAAAGGCAGTATTTCAGCTAGAGCCTCTTACATGCCCGTCCTGTATTAAAAAAATCGAATCCACACTGACTAAAACAGCAGGGGTCGAATCTGTTAAAGTACTATTTAACTCCAGTAAGGTGAAAACAGAATTTGATGAAGCCCAAATTGCAGCATCAAAGCTGGAGGAGACAATTGAAAAGCTCGGCTATGAGGTTTTATCGGCAAAGGTATCATAGGATAATAGAGGATTGAACTATAAAGTAGACCTGTATCCACAGCAAGGCTGGTGATAACGGGTCTTTTTCTTTTTCCGAAAAAAGGTAATCAATCTTGACGTCCGTCAATTCTTTTTCAGGAAAAGCAGTCTATTATTGGGGTATAAATCGAGTACGTTCAATAATTAGGAGGAAATCTTCATGATTGCAGCAATTAACAAACACAAACCTCATTTAACAGCTGTTTCTTTTATTCTTATTATCATAGGAATGGTATCAGGACTATCCGACAGCGCTACGATTAAAATACCTGCTCTAATTCTAGCAACCGTCATCGCCAGTGTGCCTATTTTTATCAAAGCCTATCAAGCCCTAAGGTTTAAAGCCTTTAGCATCGAATTACTGGTGGCGATTGCGGTAATAGGTGCCCTTGTGATTCAAGAGTATACAGAATCAGCTGTTGTCACCTTTCTATTCTTGTTTGGCGATTATTTAGAAAAACGGACACTGGAAAAAACCCGCTCGTCCCTTAAGGAGCTCGTTGATATGGCACCACAGGAAGCAATCGTCCTGCGAAACGGTCGGCAAACGAGTATCCCTGTTGAAGAGGTAGTGGTCGGCGACACGGTCATGATCCGCTCAGGAGCCAAGGTACCAGTGGACGGAATGGTGATTTCCGGTCATGCGTCCTTAAATGAAGCGGCGATTACCGGTGAATCCGTACCGCGGACTAAGCAAACAGACGATAAGGTGTTTAGCGGCACGATGGTCGATAATGGCTATCTTGAAATAAAGGCGGAAAAGGTCGGCGATGATACGACCTTTGCGAAAATTATCGAGCTGGTCGAGGAAGCACAGGAATCAAAGACAAAGACAGAGAAATTCCTCAACAAGTTTTCTAATATTTACACACCGTCCGTCGTTATTCTGTCACTGCTAGTCTATCTGATAACCCGTGACCTTCATACAGCGATCACCTTCCTTGTCGTTGCATGTCCGGGAGCCTTGGTAATTGGGGCCCCTGTGTCAACCGTAGCCGGTATTGGCAATGGCGCCAAAAACGGCGTGCTTGTCAAAGGCGGAGAAGTGATGGATACCTTCTCAAAGGTTGACACGCTTGTGTTTGATAAAACAGGTACATTGACAAAAGGAAAGCCAGAGGTCACAGACATCAAACTGTTTGAGCAAACGATTAAAGAAAATGACTTCCTGCAATTAACAGCGCAGGCAGAAACGATTTCGGAGCATCATTTAGGGCAGACGATTGTAAAAGAAGCGAAGGCCCGCAAGCTAACCATGAAAGATCAGCTAGAGAGCGGCAAGGTCATCAAGGGAAATGGGATTACGGCGATCGTAGCTGGCCGTGCTTTAACGGTTGGCAACCGCAAGTTAATGGACAGTGAGAACATTCCTATTTCAGAGGAAGTGGCAAGCTATGCCGAAAAGCGGGAAAAGGCAGGCAACACGGCGATTTTTACAGCGATAGATGGAAAGCTGGCTGGGATTATTTCGATTGCTGATCAAATTCGTGAGGATGCTGCTGATGCGCTA of the Bacillus tuaregi genome contains:
- a CDS encoding molybdopterin biosynthesis protein; this translates as MTKKYKRKIYLQDTPRQEAVEVLLRSFTSERVTETIPSTQALGRVTAHPVFAKMSNPHYHASAMDGIAVKAEETFSAHEQNPVRLKLGEGFVYVNTGNEIPSPYNAVIMIEHVDELDEETVEIIEPASPWQHIRPIGEDIIQEEMLFPQGHKIRPVDIGVLLASQRIELPVVKRPVVSIIPTGDELVFPDGETPPGKLVEFNGSVMANYIREWGGEPKLSAIVKDRPEEIKAALLEAVEASDLVIINAGSSAGSEDYTVHIIEELGEVFTHGVATRPGKPVILGRIKDKIVIGLPGYPVSAYLDLEWFVQPLICDYLQIPVPKRETLTVKLGRRIVGTMGAEDFIRMSIGYVKGEYIANPLPRAAGVTMSLVKADGMLLIPAHSLGYEQGEAVEIELLKPRAEIKQAIVFNGSHDLTIDLLSSHVKEQDYYSKIISSHVGSMAGLMAIKKGEAHIAGTHLLDPETNTYNISYIERFLAGQKVVLYPFLKRKQGWFVPKGNPLGIETVKDIADKDAHFVNRQKGAGTRILFDMLLKEEGLSSENINGYQREMFSHLSVAAEVKVDEKAVGLGIYSAAKTMELDFVPVSDESYDLLMTKEFFESEQGKKLIEVIQSDSFKQDVQAIGGYVVMDHPEPIYFS
- a CDS encoding molybdenum cofactor biosynthesis protein MoaE, whose product is MNFEIAKEPINIQAVIDKVVQREAGAITTFIGTVRELTHGKKTLYLIYEAYESMAVKKLEQIGQEIGEKWPGAQVAITHRVGKLDITDVAVVIAVSMPHRADAYEANRYAIERIKEIVPIWKKEHWEDGQEWIGNQKETVPYPTGKPEEADLHE
- the moaD gene encoding molybdopterin converting factor subunit 1 — encoded protein: MNKVLFFAHLRDEAGQESVEVEAAGKTIAVLKQELASTYGIQKLDAVMAAVNEEFADDDEVIKEGDTIAFIPPVSGG
- a CDS encoding thiazole biosynthesis adenylyltransferase ThiF → MSERYSRQTLFSPIGKEGQEKIRRKHVLVIGAGALGSGSAEMLTRAGVGALTIVDRDYVEESNLQRQQLYTEQDVAEKLPKAAAAEKRLREINSDVEIHSFIGDANPEKLAELASGKDLIIDATDNFETRLAINDISQKYQIPWIYGACVGSYGMCFTIVPGKTPCLNCLLKKLPIQGMTCDTVGIISPTVGMVVSHQVAEAMKILVEDWEAVRPAFVSFDLWRNQYSSMKVGKAKDDSCLSCGASPTFPFLDVENQTKSTVLCGRDTVQVRPPKPLDIRLAELAAQLKALGYEVKGNPYLLSLETKGERMVIFKDGRALVHGTKDMTAAKSMYNRILG
- a CDS encoding heavy-metal-associated domain-containing protein, whose amino-acid sequence is MTKAVFQLEPLTCPSCIKKIESTLTKTAGVESVKVLFNSSKVKTEFDEAQIAASKLEETIEKLGYEVLSAKVS
- a CDS encoding heavy metal translocating P-type ATPase, yielding MIAAINKHKPHLTAVSFILIIIGMVSGLSDSATIKIPALILATVIASVPIFIKAYQALRFKAFSIELLVAIAVIGALVIQEYTESAVVTFLFLFGDYLEKRTLEKTRSSLKELVDMAPQEAIVLRNGRQTSIPVEEVVVGDTVMIRSGAKVPVDGMVISGHASLNEAAITGESVPRTKQTDDKVFSGTMVDNGYLEIKAEKVGDDTTFAKIIELVEEAQESKTKTEKFLNKFSNIYTPSVVILSLLVYLITRDLHTAITFLVVACPGALVIGAPVSTVAGIGNGAKNGVLVKGGEVMDTFSKVDTLVFDKTGTLTKGKPEVTDIKLFEQTIKENDFLQLTAQAETISEHHLGQTIVKEAKARKLTMKDQLESGKVIKGNGITAIVAGRALTVGNRKLMDSENIPISEEVASYAEKREKAGNTAIFTAIDGKLAGIISIADQIREDAADALAQMRKNGIKKIVMLTGDNRHTAALVSEKLGIDEYHAELLPENKVEYVKSLREAGHVVAMAGDGINDAPAIATADIGLAMGEGGTDVAMETADVVLMADKLEQLSHAYSLSKATIANMKQNTYFAVATVFVLLMGVLAGTVHLASGMFIHEASVLLVILNAMRLIRYNKKRKRSTAGLHEAVV